The Litorilinea aerophila genome has a window encoding:
- a CDS encoding aminoglycoside adenylyltransferase domain-containing protein, producing the protein MDIEVKVPPSVHDLLRALLVGIQDALSDNLVGVYLRGSLAYGDFDEATSDVDVLAVTGAPVDEPAFQRLVRLHEGLAELPNPFARRLEIAYVDQEAVRVFRPSLCHPTLGQGEGERLMWQEHRSNWILERWTVREHGRILWGPDPRTLIDPIAPQTLRQAVAERLGDWVTWAEDEGDPDWFLPLKHKAYVVETMCRILYALETGGLASKPQAVQWALQHLPRHWRALVQRAQAWRTDERVDLSPNGEVRRFVLWVGRFQQGGAGQGLTARLPGLSVKKTENCKE; encoded by the coding sequence ATGGATATCGAAGTGAAGGTGCCGCCGTCGGTCCATGACCTGTTGCGCGCGCTGCTGGTGGGCATCCAGGACGCGCTGTCCGACAACCTGGTGGGTGTCTACCTGCGGGGCTCCCTGGCCTATGGGGATTTTGATGAGGCCACCAGCGATGTGGACGTGCTGGCGGTGACCGGGGCGCCGGTGGATGAACCAGCGTTTCAACGGCTGGTCCGCCTGCACGAAGGGCTGGCCGAATTACCCAACCCCTTTGCCCGGCGGCTGGAAATCGCGTATGTGGATCAGGAGGCCGTGCGGGTATTTCGGCCGAGCCTATGCCATCCCACCCTGGGGCAGGGCGAGGGGGAGCGGCTGATGTGGCAGGAGCATCGTTCCAACTGGATCCTGGAGCGGTGGACCGTGCGGGAGCATGGCCGCATCCTGTGGGGGCCGGATCCCCGCACTCTCATCGATCCGATTGCGCCCCAGACGTTGCGGCAGGCAGTGGCCGAGCGGCTGGGGGATTGGGTGACGTGGGCCGAGGATGAAGGGGATCCGGACTGGTTCCTCCCCCTGAAGCACAAGGCCTACGTGGTTGAAACCATGTGTCGCATCCTGTATGCATTGGAAACAGGGGGCCTGGCCAGCAAGCCCCAGGCTGTGCAGTGGGCCTTGCAACACCTGCCCCGGCACTGGCGGGCGCTGGTGCAGCGTGCCCAGGCGTGGCGCACAGACGAGCGGGTGGATCTCTCCCCCAACGGGGAAGTCCGCCGTTTTGTGCTGTGGGTGGGGCGCTTTCAGCAGGGGGGGGCAGGACAAGGATTAACTGCCAGGCTGCCGGGCCTGTCTGTGAAAAAGACAGAAAATTGTAAGGAATAG
- a CDS encoding uridine kinase family protein gives MAAIRQARLAVSHRDSRPLVVALDGGSGAGKSTLAGRLRRELDLALIPLDDFFSGHIPDACWDTFTVAEKLERVFHWERLRRQVLVPLLAGQEAVWHPFDFAGGLRPDGTYGLAQTPRRCPPAEIIVVEGAYSAGPALADLVALAILVDVPVAERHARLARREEAGFLRQWHARWDALEHYYFTQVRPRDSFDLVVNNSGEGPWISK, from the coding sequence GTGGCGGCCATCCGCCAGGCGCGCCTGGCGGTCTCCCACCGAGACAGCCGGCCCCTGGTGGTCGCCCTGGACGGCGGCAGCGGCGCGGGCAAGTCTACCCTGGCCGGCCGACTCCGGCGGGAACTGGACCTGGCCCTGATCCCCCTGGATGACTTTTTCTCCGGCCATATCCCGGATGCCTGTTGGGACACCTTTACCGTGGCAGAGAAGCTGGAACGGGTCTTCCATTGGGAACGGCTCCGCCGGCAGGTGCTGGTGCCCCTGCTGGCCGGCCAGGAAGCCGTGTGGCACCCCTTTGACTTCGCCGGGGGCCTGCGCCCCGACGGCACCTACGGCCTGGCGCAGACGCCCCGGCGCTGCCCGCCGGCGGAGATCATCGTGGTCGAGGGGGCGTACTCGGCCGGCCCGGCCCTGGCCGACCTGGTGGCTCTGGCCATCCTGGTGGATGTGCCGGTGGCGGAGCGGCATGCCCGCCTGGCCCGCCGGGAGGAGGCCGGGTTTCTGCGCCAGTGGCATGCCCGTTGGGATGCCCTGGAACATTACTATTTCACCCAGGTGCGGCCCCGGGATTCCTTCGATCTGGTGGTGAACAACAGCGGGGAGGGGCCATGGATATCGAAGTGA
- a CDS encoding CSLREA domain-containing protein translates to MAATNASHCVMNLVNSIKPLQHFRQKFDSNLAGELIICRPILEWASTDSKDVVSLSECFDPMWKSNRSNSKSRGGTMKTKAKQIHILLILVALLVGDLAQQPAQAATGTSIAVNTFRDEINDNAQCSLREAILAANTNTPIGGCPAGHPTLADTIELSPGTYTLTISGADEDDAHTGDLDIRGTLNLVVQDAGQATIQGAEGWNDRIFHILSGRVTLSHVIIQHGHREDFNSSDPSADDGGGILNEGVLTLNDAIVVNNAARNGGGLYNHGRLVLNRSIIKDNQTTSNTGGTGGGGIFNEGTLVLNDSQVSTNSARTSGGGIYNLSGTVTLNASAVISNTAITFSGGGLVNEVGAGAMVLNHSLVSGNSSRFDGAGIFNRATLKLSHSTVTENQTQLIGVDSGGGGIFNSGTCTLDTSTLSQNHAVFGGGLYNVIWYVDSHHGLLCQNHAVFGGGLYNSGQCTILESAIRDNEAVFGGGGIENYIEKSLTVERSTISNNTAGGNGGGIDNFFGHSSLFNSTVSGNRAGLNGGGIHNNGVVLANQQLVTSTTTLSFVTITDNTADADEDEHGDGGGIFNVAHSLGNQGVVRLHQAILAGNHDRSAADKHPDCSGPIDSLGFNLVGNDTGCSGFSGLFTMPGDIVGTGSSPIDPKLGPLQDNGGPTLTHALLAGSPAIENGNNTTCPASDQRGFPRPTNAFEDSLARARCDIGSFEISRRVSLGGVGTSELTPIAGTTLPDVRLTFTLTWTHPVQWRKLDVLDLQVGEGLETVLWVRFTESQDDSGNDASTFSLIDGHGNVIGSGSAGEDTVLETETARLHLEESFFQAAGVQDPTVIVHFTVSFKQLAAGHHYPVFLSATDDDGNSQEAEMAGMWGVGSFVYLPWTSQP, encoded by the coding sequence ATGGCCGCCACCAACGCATCCCATTGTGTGATGAATCTAGTGAACTCCATAAAACCCCTTCAGCATTTTCGGCAAAAATTCGACAGCAATTTGGCTGGCGAGTTAATAATCTGCCGGCCTATCCTGGAATGGGCCAGCACCGATTCCAAAGATGTGGTTTCGTTATCTGAATGCTTTGACCCAATGTGGAAATCGAACCGTTCAAATTCAAAATCGAGAGGGGGAACCATGAAGACGAAGGCCAAACAGATCCATATCCTTCTCATTCTTGTCGCCCTGTTAGTCGGCGATCTGGCTCAACAACCGGCTCAGGCGGCAACTGGCACGTCAATCGCAGTCAACACATTCCGGGATGAAATTAACGACAATGCGCAATGCTCCTTACGAGAAGCCATCTTGGCGGCCAACACGAACACGCCCATTGGTGGTTGCCCGGCCGGCCATCCCACCCTGGCGGACACCATTGAACTCTCGCCAGGGACCTACACCCTGACCATTTCAGGAGCTGACGAAGATGATGCCCACACAGGTGATTTAGATATTCGCGGCACTCTCAATCTGGTTGTCCAGGATGCAGGCCAGGCGACCATCCAGGGAGCAGAAGGTTGGAATGATCGTATCTTTCACATCCTTTCTGGCAGAGTCACCCTCTCCCACGTAATCATCCAGCATGGCCATAGGGAAGACTTCAACTCCAGTGACCCCAGTGCCGATGATGGCGGTGGCATTCTCAACGAAGGCGTCCTGACCCTGAATGATGCCATAGTCGTCAACAATGCAGCCAGAAATGGTGGAGGCCTCTACAACCATGGCCGGTTGGTCCTGAATCGAAGTATCATCAAAGACAACCAAACAACGAGCAACACCGGTGGCACCGGCGGAGGGGGCATTTTCAACGAAGGAACCCTGGTCCTCAACGATAGCCAAGTCTCCACAAATTCAGCAAGAACGAGCGGTGGCGGAATCTACAACCTTTCAGGGACAGTGACCCTCAATGCCAGCGCCGTTATCAGTAACACTGCTATCACCTTTAGTGGAGGGGGTCTGGTGAATGAGGTAGGGGCTGGAGCGATGGTGTTAAACCACAGCCTTGTAAGCGGCAACAGCTCTAGATTCGACGGCGCCGGCATCTTCAATCGCGCAACGCTAAAATTGAGCCATAGCACCGTCACAGAAAACCAGACCCAGCTGATCGGTGTTGACAGTGGAGGTGGGGGCATCTTTAATAGCGGCACGTGCACCCTTGACACCAGCACCCTCAGCCAGAACCATGCGGTGTTCGGCGGCGGACTCTATAACGTAATCTGGTACGTAGACTCTCATCATGGCCTCCTATGCCAGAACCATGCGGTGTTCGGCGGCGGACTCTATAACTCTGGCCAGTGCACTATTCTGGAGAGTGCCATACGAGACAACGAAGCAGTCTTTGGTGGCGGTGGTATTGAGAACTACATTGAGAAGTCTCTGACTGTAGAGAGAAGCACCATCAGCAACAATACAGCCGGCGGTAACGGTGGTGGCATAGACAATTTCTTTGGCCACAGCAGTTTGTTCAACAGCACAGTAAGCGGCAACCGGGCAGGCTTAAACGGCGGTGGTATTCACAACAATGGAGTCGTGCTGGCCAATCAACAATTAGTGACCAGTACAACCACCCTGAGCTTTGTAACCATTACCGACAACACCGCTGATGCAGACGAGGATGAGCACGGCGACGGGGGCGGAATCTTCAACGTCGCCCACAGTCTCGGTAATCAGGGAGTGGTTAGATTGCACCAGGCGATTCTGGCGGGTAATCATGACCGCAGCGCTGCTGACAAACACCCGGACTGCTCCGGCCCCATCGATTCGCTGGGGTTCAACCTGGTTGGAAACGACACCGGCTGCAGCGGGTTCAGCGGCCTTTTCACCATGCCTGGGGATATTGTGGGCACCGGCAGCAGCCCTATCGATCCTAAATTGGGGCCTCTCCAGGATAATGGTGGCCCGACCCTCACCCACGCCTTGCTGGCTGGTAGCCCTGCTATCGAAAACGGCAATAACACCACCTGCCCCGCCAGTGATCAACGGGGTTTCCCACGGCCGACCAATGCTTTCGAAGACAGTCTGGCCCGGGCCCGATGCGATATCGGCAGCTTTGAAATCAGCAGACGGGTAAGCCTGGGTGGCGTCGGCACCAGTGAACTAACGCCCATCGCCGGCACTACACTGCCAGATGTACGCTTGACCTTCACCTTGACCTGGACCCATCCGGTACAATGGCGGAAACTGGATGTTTTGGATCTGCAGGTGGGCGAGGGCCTGGAAACGGTCCTCTGGGTCCGGTTTACGGAAAGCCAGGACGATAGCGGCAATGATGCCAGCACGTTCAGCCTGATTGACGGGCATGGCAACGTTATCGGGAGCGGAAGCGCTGGCGAAGACACGGTACTGGAAACAGAAACAGCCCGGTTACACCTGGAGGAAAGCTTCTTCCAGGCTGCCGGAGTTCAAGATCCGACCGTCATCGTCCATTTCACAGTCAGCTTCAAACAGTTGGCGGCCGGCCATCACTATCCAGTTTTCCTGTCTGCAACAGACGATGACGGCAATAGCCAGGAAGCTGAAATGGCGGGCATGTGGGGCGTAGGGTCATTTGTCTACCTGCCCTGGACCAGCCAACCTTAA
- a CDS encoding tetratricopeptide repeat protein: MQPPHPNPPPEAEEADLRQQLHLLEAHVARNDAEIDTLQIQAARAARPWYRDASILIALMALLFSFGTTGVSYYMTAQQAIQNNRAELRTFLQRLSALPRENAELAAYPDRLIAAQLSSMINAEATLLASQAVEVMNRLPASYVSANEYNLVAGILFSTGEFELAGQLLERALTITKSPNEERATLRAYGNLLFASGNAEKGREMYRKALEVSRLYPSQVRYYTDWSDAYTEMLWAGAELSQKHCGEAREHIQQAFQLAQQLTPGAGRDELMGQLQQANLLVEACTP, from the coding sequence ATGCAACCGCCCCATCCCAACCCGCCCCCCGAAGCCGAGGAAGCCGACCTCCGCCAACAGCTCCACCTCCTGGAGGCCCACGTCGCCCGCAACGACGCCGAAATCGACACGCTCCAAATCCAGGCTGCCCGCGCGGCACGCCCCTGGTACCGGGACGCCTCCATCCTCATCGCGCTGATGGCCCTCCTCTTTTCCTTCGGGACCACGGGCGTCTCCTACTACATGACCGCCCAGCAGGCGATTCAAAACAACCGGGCCGAACTGCGCACCTTTCTCCAACGCCTGAGCGCCCTGCCCCGGGAAAACGCGGAGCTGGCCGCTTACCCCGACCGCCTGATCGCCGCCCAGCTCTCCAGCATGATCAACGCCGAGGCCACCCTGTTGGCCAGCCAGGCGGTCGAAGTGATGAACCGCCTGCCGGCCAGCTACGTTTCGGCCAACGAATACAACCTGGTGGCCGGCATCCTCTTCAGTACCGGCGAATTCGAGCTGGCCGGCCAGCTGCTGGAACGGGCCCTGACCATCACCAAAAGCCCCAACGAAGAACGGGCCACCCTCCGGGCCTACGGCAACCTGCTCTTTGCCTCCGGCAACGCGGAAAAGGGCCGAGAGATGTACCGCAAAGCGCTGGAAGTCTCCCGCCTCTATCCCTCCCAGGTGCGCTACTACACCGACTGGAGCGATGCCTACACAGAGATGTTATGGGCAGGGGCCGAGTTGAGCCAGAAGCACTGCGGAGAAGCCCGGGAACACATACAGCAGGCCTTTCAACTGGCCCAACAACTGACCCCGGGCGCCGGCCGGGATGAGCTGATGGGCCAGCTGCAGCAGGCCAACCTGCTGGTGGAAGCCTGTACCCCCTGA
- a CDS encoding ABC transporter permease yields MAEPAVVAPALGQEGATRRTAPRGFWQDTIHRLRRHRTGMVGATLVALLVLTALFGPYLAPYDPNQMDFSVRFSPPTLRHPLGADDFGRDILSRIMVGARVSLQVGMIAVGIAATVGTLLGLVAGYAGRVVDEVIMRAMDILFAFPAILLAIAILAALGKGILNAMVAIGVVYIPIFARIARGTVLAVRNEEFVEAARAIGARDARILFRHILPNALAPLIVETSLSLSFAILAEAALSFFGLGTQPPDPSWGRMLSEGRAYFQQSPWMGIFPGLAIMLSVMGFNFLGDGLRDVLDPRLKNL; encoded by the coding sequence ATGGCGGAACCGGCGGTAGTGGCCCCGGCCCTGGGCCAGGAAGGAGCGACCCGGCGGACGGCCCCCCGTGGCTTCTGGCAGGATACCATCCACCGGCTGCGGCGCCATCGCACGGGCATGGTGGGCGCAACCCTGGTGGCCCTGTTGGTGTTGACCGCGCTCTTTGGGCCCTATCTGGCCCCCTACGATCCCAACCAGATGGACTTTTCGGTCCGGTTTTCACCTCCCACCCTGCGCCACCCCCTGGGTGCGGATGACTTCGGCCGGGATATCCTCAGCCGCATCATGGTGGGGGCCCGGGTTTCCTTGCAGGTGGGGATGATCGCGGTGGGGATCGCCGCCACGGTGGGGACCCTCCTGGGGCTGGTGGCGGGGTATGCGGGCCGGGTGGTGGATGAGGTCATCATGCGGGCCATGGACATCCTCTTTGCCTTTCCGGCCATCCTGCTGGCCATCGCCATCCTGGCTGCGTTGGGGAAAGGCATCCTGAACGCCATGGTGGCCATCGGCGTGGTCTATATCCCCATCTTCGCCCGCATTGCCCGGGGGACGGTGCTGGCCGTGCGCAACGAGGAGTTTGTGGAAGCCGCCCGGGCCATCGGCGCGCGGGACGCCCGCATCCTCTTTCGCCACATTCTGCCCAACGCGCTGGCTCCCCTCATTGTGGAGACCAGCCTGAGCCTCAGCTTTGCCATCCTGGCCGAGGCGGCGCTGAGCTTCTTCGGCCTGGGCACCCAGCCGCCCGATCCCAGCTGGGGCCGGATGCTGTCCGAGGGCCGGGCCTACTTCCAGCAATCCCCCTGGATGGGCATCTTCCCCGGCCTGGCCATCATGCTCAGCGTCATGGGCTTCAACTTCCTGGGGGACGGCCTGCGGGACGTCCTGGATCCCCGTCTCAAGAATCTGTGA
- a CDS encoding DUF1028 domain-containing protein: MTYSIVARDLDTGQMGVAVQTCNLAVGTWVPWAEGGVGAVATQALAERRYGTLGLALLRGGMTAPQALAALLAADPQREFRQVSLVDRAGRVATHTGRRCMPEAGSHVGPGFCTQANMMARDTVWEAMAVAYQEARGDLAERLLAALDAAQAEGGDIRGQQTAALLVVDAAPNPFPLVDLRVDHHPRPVQELHRLLRLHRAYSAERAVARSTQEPGAPGEKAQVEAWLEEIATLAPGEGYLQFLRAMHLAGRLGREQEALTLLGELIRQDPMWREYLRREAQVDHCGYPGLGQRLLDALEP; the protein is encoded by the coding sequence ATGACCTACTCCATCGTTGCCCGCGATTTGGACACCGGCCAGATGGGGGTGGCCGTCCAGACCTGCAACCTGGCCGTGGGCACCTGGGTCCCCTGGGCAGAAGGGGGGGTGGGCGCGGTGGCCACCCAGGCCCTGGCCGAACGCCGCTATGGTACCCTGGGGTTGGCCCTGCTGCGGGGGGGCATGACCGCGCCCCAGGCCCTGGCAGCCCTGCTGGCGGCCGACCCCCAGCGGGAATTCCGCCAGGTCTCCCTGGTGGACCGGGCAGGCCGGGTGGCCACCCACACCGGACGCCGGTGCATGCCCGAGGCCGGCAGTCACGTGGGCCCAGGCTTCTGTACCCAGGCCAACATGATGGCCCGGGATACCGTCTGGGAGGCCATGGCCGTCGCCTACCAGGAAGCTCGGGGCGACCTGGCCGAGCGCCTGTTGGCTGCGCTGGACGCAGCCCAGGCCGAGGGCGGGGACATCCGGGGCCAGCAAACGGCCGCCCTGTTGGTGGTGGACGCTGCGCCCAATCCCTTCCCTCTGGTGGATCTGCGGGTGGACCACCACCCCCGGCCGGTGCAGGAGTTGCATCGTCTCCTCCGGCTTCACCGGGCCTACAGCGCGGAGCGGGCCGTGGCCCGTTCCACCCAGGAGCCAGGTGCGCCCGGGGAGAAGGCCCAGGTGGAAGCATGGCTGGAGGAGATCGCGACCCTGGCCCCTGGGGAAGGCTATCTCCAATTCTTGCGGGCCATGCACCTGGCCGGTCGGTTGGGCCGGGAGCAGGAGGCGCTGACCCTGCTGGGGGAGCTCATCCGGCAGGATCCCATGTGGCGGGAGTACCTGCGCCGGGAGGCCCAGGTGGACCACTGCGGCTACCCGGGCCTGGGTCAGCGGCTGCTGGATGCCCTGGAACCTTGA
- a CDS encoding ABC transporter permease codes for MNTRYLIQRLLLTVVVLLGVTFAVFLIIHLVPGDPARVILGVQANEENVAALRERLGLNRPFLVQYGSWLWHALQGDLGRSLITGQAVLPQILQRLPATLQLAAAALFIGMLIGLPAGIVSALRPGSRLDVITSLFSQVGVSIPDFWLGILLVILFSLTLGWLPPSGYTPISVDFGDWLAHLVLPALTAGVISGSIQTRFVRSAMLEVLNEDYIRTARAKGLGERVVILRHGLRNALITIVTILGLQLTALFSAVVVVEVVFAWPGLGRLALDAVLDRDYPLLQGTVLTMAVVLALVNLAVDLIYFFLDPRIEYA; via the coding sequence ATGAATACCCGATATCTGATTCAACGCCTGTTGCTGACGGTGGTGGTGCTGTTGGGAGTCACCTTTGCGGTTTTTCTCATCATCCACCTGGTGCCGGGCGATCCCGCCCGGGTGATCCTGGGGGTGCAGGCCAATGAGGAGAACGTGGCTGCCCTCCGGGAGCGCCTGGGGCTGAACCGGCCGTTCCTGGTGCAGTACGGGAGCTGGCTGTGGCACGCCCTGCAGGGGGATCTGGGGCGCAGCCTGATCACCGGCCAGGCCGTGCTGCCCCAGATCCTCCAGCGGCTGCCGGCGACCCTGCAGCTGGCCGCCGCGGCTCTGTTCATCGGCATGCTCATCGGCCTGCCCGCGGGCATCGTCTCCGCCCTGCGGCCCGGCAGCCGGCTGGACGTGATCACCTCCCTGTTCAGTCAGGTGGGGGTCTCCATCCCTGACTTCTGGCTGGGCATTCTGCTGGTGATCCTCTTCTCCCTCACCCTGGGCTGGCTGCCGCCCAGCGGCTACACGCCCATCTCGGTGGACTTCGGCGACTGGCTGGCCCACCTGGTGCTGCCGGCCCTGACGGCCGGGGTGATCAGCGGCTCCATCCAGACCCGATTTGTGCGCAGCGCCATGCTGGAAGTCCTCAACGAGGATTACATCCGCACGGCCCGGGCCAAAGGGCTAGGGGAGCGGGTGGTCATCCTGCGCCATGGCCTGCGCAATGCCCTGATCACCATCGTCACCATCCTGGGCCTCCAGCTCACGGCCCTCTTCAGCGCCGTGGTCGTGGTGGAGGTAGTCTTCGCCTGGCCGGGCCTGGGCCGGTTAGCCCTGGACGCAGTCCTGGATCGGGACTATCCCCTGCTCCAGGGCACGGTGCTCACCATGGCTGTGGTCCTGGCGCTGGTCAACCTGGCGGTGGATCTCATCTATTTCTTCCTGGATCCCCGCATCGAATACGCATAG
- a CDS encoding ABC transporter substrate-binding protein, translated as MMKTHKRTLTWLILLLLLAACAGPAAAPTAEEAAATEPPAATEAAAAPEEAMPIMGGECPKTGGTLRAAFQNEWAGLDPHTTSSYSSYQILNNVLEGLTFYDNDLQLIPWLAESWERSEDGRTWTLHLRQGVKFSNGREMTAEDVKWSWERLIDPATGSGNAARVGPPDTVIEVVDDYTVSVTHPEPFGIFPQSIGFDKSSGIMAPESVDEDGNVTIPIGTGPFKITELEGTTRLVLQRNEHYWQEGYPCLDEIIIQPIPDDTVRETALRGGEVDWVLSVAPQNVALLEQDPEIVVARAPQLSYDYIGINLTRAPFDDVRVRQAIAYAIDRQQLCEAGFFGLCVPIQGPTGPGSPWYFDYAPYDRDVEKARQLLAEAGYPDGIELELMPTTQYQETVRAAQVLQQQLAEAGITATINALEWSEWLEKEGNFQYDAYICNWNGLIDADQYYYLQHHTGLIFNFTGYSNPEFDRLVEEGRSISDFEERYKIYEQANKILVDDAPYVYMYNKQEIRAYRPYVKGFTVRPDQANNFWTVWLDQ; from the coding sequence ATGATGAAGACCCACAAACGAACCTTGACCTGGCTGATTTTGTTGCTTCTGCTGGCCGCCTGTGCCGGCCCGGCGGCTGCACCGACCGCCGAGGAGGCGGCCGCCACAGAACCCCCCGCGGCGACGGAAGCCGCCGCTGCCCCAGAGGAGGCCATGCCCATCATGGGCGGCGAGTGCCCCAAAACAGGTGGCACCCTGCGGGCAGCCTTCCAGAACGAGTGGGCCGGCCTGGATCCCCACACCACCAGCTCTTATTCCAGCTACCAGATCCTCAACAACGTCCTGGAAGGGCTGACTTTCTACGACAACGACCTCCAGCTCATCCCCTGGCTCGCCGAATCCTGGGAGCGCTCCGAGGACGGCAGGACCTGGACCCTGCACCTGCGCCAGGGGGTGAAGTTCAGCAACGGGCGGGAGATGACCGCCGAGGATGTCAAGTGGAGTTGGGAGCGCCTCATCGACCCGGCCACCGGTTCGGGCAACGCGGCCCGGGTGGGCCCGCCTGATACGGTCATCGAAGTGGTGGACGACTACACCGTCTCCGTCACCCATCCCGAGCCCTTCGGCATCTTCCCCCAGTCCATCGGCTTTGACAAGTCGTCCGGCATCATGGCGCCGGAGAGCGTGGACGAAGACGGCAACGTCACCATTCCCATCGGCACCGGCCCCTTCAAGATCACCGAACTGGAAGGCACCACCCGGCTGGTCCTCCAGCGCAACGAGCACTACTGGCAGGAGGGCTACCCCTGCCTGGATGAGATCATCATCCAGCCCATCCCGGATGACACCGTGCGGGAGACGGCCCTGCGGGGCGGCGAGGTGGACTGGGTGCTGAGTGTCGCGCCCCAAAACGTGGCCCTGTTGGAGCAGGATCCGGAGATCGTGGTGGCCCGGGCGCCCCAGCTCTCCTACGACTACATCGGCATCAACCTGACCCGCGCGCCCTTCGACGATGTGCGGGTGCGCCAGGCCATCGCCTACGCCATCGACCGCCAGCAGCTCTGCGAGGCCGGCTTCTTCGGCCTGTGTGTTCCCATCCAGGGCCCCACCGGCCCGGGCAGCCCCTGGTACTTTGACTACGCGCCCTATGACCGGGACGTGGAGAAGGCCCGCCAGCTCCTGGCCGAGGCCGGCTACCCGGACGGCATCGAGCTGGAGCTGATGCCCACCACCCAGTACCAGGAGACGGTCCGCGCCGCCCAGGTCCTGCAGCAGCAGCTGGCTGAGGCGGGCATCACCGCCACTATCAACGCCCTGGAGTGGAGTGAATGGCTGGAGAAGGAAGGCAACTTCCAGTACGACGCCTACATCTGCAACTGGAATGGCCTCATCGACGCCGACCAGTACTACTACCTCCAGCACCACACCGGCCTGATCTTCAACTTCACCGGCTACAGCAACCCCGAGTTCGACCGGCTGGTGGAGGAGGGACGCTCCATCAGCGATTTTGAAGAGCGCTACAAGATCTACGAGCAGGCCAACAAGATCCTGGTGGATGATGCGCCCTACGTCTACATGTACAACAAGCAGGAGATCCGGGCCTATCGTCCCTACGTGAAGGGCTTCACCGTGCGGCCGGACCAGGCCAACAACTTCTGGACGGTGTGGTTGGACCAGTAG
- a CDS encoding trypsin-like serine peptidase gives MQAPTLVNVGVVSVGAGASRLRRLWLLVMVGVLLFTILRPVASALATGAPLSHDDTSGLLDTSDPCLPNDPYDLETLREVISSDPPPSAPVFINRFLSVQYVATGALIEDPADEPIDPVPDDPGETDPVERPADTVPVQDAVLHVFNTATRHEFAISMHRTMLEEIHRCRIEAGLTSATEGLDDPSAREDLRRIFLPLIQTMASQASGAESGSVQAAARSNGIDTRVIRTPTTAWPWRTISHFSNNCTGTLIGPRHLITAAHCINRRGTNNWFTFTVSPGRDGNNLPYGSSTISPNPAPGQTAWYFTHPQWRNPATTNARQWDWGLIVIPDRLGDQTGWMGYVALPAIILKANNQYNRGYPACGGMRPDVPVNCQPRRLYGDTANCYPGTFRFQGPDGWNRIFNHACDTSGGHSGSPIYQYFFDNSLGKLVPVVDAVHVASECDGGGNSPVCGVFDFYPSVARRTTPGDLTVISWLREVFP, from the coding sequence ATGCAGGCACCCACTTTGGTCAACGTTGGCGTGGTTTCTGTTGGTGCAGGGGCGTCTCGGCTGCGGCGCCTCTGGTTGCTCGTCATGGTTGGCGTCCTTCTGTTCACGATACTCAGGCCGGTGGCCAGCGCCTTGGCGACTGGGGCACCGCTGTCCCATGACGATACCTCCGGGCTTCTGGACACATCCGACCCCTGCCTCCCGAACGATCCCTACGATCTGGAGACATTGCGCGAGGTCATTTCCTCCGATCCGCCACCGTCGGCGCCGGTGTTCATCAACCGCTTTCTCTCCGTACAATATGTTGCAACCGGTGCGCTGATCGAGGATCCGGCGGACGAGCCCATCGACCCCGTTCCCGATGACCCCGGCGAAACCGACCCGGTCGAGCGGCCTGCGGACACCGTCCCTGTGCAGGACGCCGTGCTGCACGTCTTCAACACGGCGACCCGCCATGAGTTCGCCATCAGCATGCATCGAACCATGCTGGAAGAGATCCACCGCTGTCGCATCGAGGCCGGGCTGACCAGTGCCACCGAGGGGCTCGACGATCCATCGGCCCGTGAAGATCTGCGCCGGATCTTCCTGCCCCTCATTCAGACCATGGCAAGCCAGGCTTCCGGCGCAGAGAGCGGGTCTGTGCAGGCGGCTGCGCGCAGCAACGGCATCGACACGCGCGTCATCCGCACGCCTACGACTGCCTGGCCCTGGCGCACGATTTCCCACTTCAGCAACAACTGCACCGGGACCCTGATCGGTCCTCGTCACCTGATTACGGCGGCCCACTGTATCAACCGGCGGGGAACGAACAACTGGTTCACCTTTACCGTGAGCCCCGGTCGCGATGGCAACAATCTCCCCTACGGTTCTTCGACCATCTCGCCTAACCCGGCGCCGGGGCAGACCGCGTGGTATTTCACCCATCCCCAGTGGCGCAATCCTGCCACTACCAATGCCCGGCAATGGGACTGGGGTTTGATCGTGATTCCCGACCGGTTAGGTGACCAGACAGGCTGGATGGGCTATGTGGCGCTTCCTGCCATAATATTGAAGGCGAACAACCAGTACAATCGCGGCTACCCTGCCTGCGGCGGCATGCGGCCCGATGTGCCGGTGAACTGCCAGCCCCGGCGCCTTTACGGCGACACCGCCAACTGCTACCCGGGTACGTTCCGTTTCCAGGGGCCGGACGGTTGGAATCGCATTTTCAACCATGCCTGCGACACCAGCGGTGGCCACAGCGGCAGCCCCATCTATCAATACTTCTTCGACAACAGCCTCGGTAAACTCGTTCCTGTGGTGGATGCCGTCCACGTGGCGTCGGAGTGCGACGGCGGCGGCAATTCGCCCGTCTGCGGCGTGTTTGACTTTTACCCAAGCGTTGCCAGACGCACCACGCCCGGTGACCTGACGGTGATCAGCTGGTTACGCGAGGTCTTCCCGTGA